One Mugil cephalus isolate CIBA_MC_2020 chromosome 17, CIBA_Mcephalus_1.1, whole genome shotgun sequence genomic window, ACTGAACGTATCTCTGTCCGTTCTCCTCGCGAGTAAAAAGTTgactcttgtctttctcttctttgtgcaatgtttatgaatgttttaggttgCTGAACCTGACACAATGTATctagacttttttctcaaatgaaaaaaaaagggggtggccctaatactcttccgtagatgatcaataaaactgaacatgcGACCATAGAATAGTAACAGATGCCAGTGCCCACAACTGCATTTTCAGTTGAAATCGTTTTCctgaaattcactttttttctgcaaaattcTGACTGATCACAAATTGTTTCCAAGCCTTCGACGTTAAGAGCGTGTCAGAAAATTGCCCTGTGAACATCATAAACAAACCATGgttaaatcacatttttgcCTGAATTGCAAAGGTGGAAGCGCCCTTATTCACTTTGAGAAATGCATGCAAAGCACGCCAGTGACACATTTATTAattctgggaaataaaaaaaaaaaaacctgttattgaaatgcaaataaagtGGCAAATGGCCCATGAATAAACCTGTATTAGCTACAAGAAAGCacaatatgatttttttttatataacaactatgtttgactgtgttttttaaaaaatgaaatacaaaaaaagaacttATTTAGTTcatattttttacagttcaaCGGAAAATACAACTGAGGTGCTTGACTCATAGAAAAGGGAGTAAATATATATCCAAACATGCTTGGTGAATACAAAATCAACAgtgtcacattcatttttttgaaaattcatTTAAGCAATTGCAGCACATTTGTGATGGTGTGAATGTCGTGTTGTGTTCATCACTGCTGACAATCTATACGCCTGTATTGTATGTATTAAGAAAATGGtggcaagctttttttttttaaatgcatctcttCTACTGTACATTGTGGGACAAAAATACATCTCATTCtgttcaaacaaaaagacacgTTATTACAGCTGTAAATCCAAGCTTTAGTTTATGTCAATTTACTGCTATGGTTGTGTTTTAATAACCATgcactgtaaatattttgttttttcaaaagctCTTAGTATGtcatagatttttttaatcttcaggCTACATTTTCAAAGCCACATACAATGTAGGAATAGTTGGACATGTCATCTGGATAAATACTGTTGATTGATCCGGCAAAAACAACCTCCCGCCCTCTGTTCATTTAATGTTACGGTCCTTTCTGCAAGCAGGCTAAAAATAGTCGCCACAGCATGAGATGACGAATGGACGGTCGATAATGTTTCTGAAGATGAATGACATGAATCTGGCTCTCTAGCGGTCCCGCCCAcgttgttaaaaaataaataagacatagCATGAGCAGATGGTCAGTGCCCAAGAGACTCGAAAGAGCCCGAGGGCTGAAAGACAGCAGAGCTGAGCAGGGCAGCTCCTTTGGGAAAGAAAGCTTTTAATTAGCCCATTTTACAGCAACATCCGTCTTGAGGTATTGTAAACTACAGCCTCTTccatatattctttttttggcaACACGTTGTCTTCCCATGGCTATGGCACGATGACTGAATTTCCTGGGAGCAGTTCGATTCAAAGCATAGGAAACAGAAAGGCACATTTCTTGACATCCTAAAGGACCGTGCACTCTCACTGGGACTCAGTACCTTTCACTCTCTCAGTCTCTACACTACTTGTATATGGCTGAAATGTTGTTCAGTTCCACACTTAATCATTCTCGCTCTCTTTGGCCTGTGCTGGTATGAACCCATTCAACTTGCTACGCTCCATCACGTACTGTGACAGGTTCGTCAGACTGGtgtttccctctttcttctctccgtTCTCCTCGTCTGGCTCCccgtcttcctcttcctctttcctctcctccccaaGCATGGGGTTGCTAGTGTTCATGACTACACTCGCTCGACGAGCATCTTCAATGTTCCTCCGCACATCGCGGTTCTTGTTGCGCCTGCCCAGCTTGGTGAGGGACCCGAAGCGCAGGTTGAAGAGGTTCTCCTCCGAGGAAGAggctgtctgttgtgtctgctCACTGCCCTGATGGTCATAGCAGGCGCCCTTCAGCCTCAGGTTGTTCAGTTTGGTGTCAATGCTTTCCTGGGAGGAAGTCTTGAAACGGCCGGCATCCAGACTGGCGAACATGGCCCGCTTCTCCGGGGACAGCATGTCGAGGGAGTGAGCACGCTGTTCCAGGCCCAGCTGACGGCGCTCCATGCTGCGGATGGTGGCGGCCCTCTGGAGCTTGTCGTGGATCTCCACGCTCAGACGTCGTCGCGTCTCGCGGAACTCCGCTCGTACGTTTGCCTTCCATTCAGCTGCATGAGCTTTAATCTCCCCGACCTGTGACAACAGGGCAATAAGGATGAGGGAAATTACTAGAAACTGTCTTTTAAAATGGTGATCTGTTGCCAACAGTTTATAGTTAAGTtatagtggtggaaaaaaagattttggacacctttaaaattttacacaatctcaaatattatcatgaaatatatCAAACCAAACCATACCGCCgccaccatttttgacagtaggtactgtacatgctggagataatgcttcaccTGGCCTTCTGcttaccctcacattagcaggagctAGAAACTAGAAACTCATCTAACACAAAAaaccttcttccagttcctgactgtccagttcttgtgtgcttgggcccatTGACGccgggctaacctctgtctctcattgatcagaggcttcttgacagccttgtaggaccttaaaccatgatctaaaagtcaacCACGTATAGTGCAGGTGGAATACTgaacaccagtttggtttggcCACCTGTGATGTCAATCTGTGGTTTTCTCTGAACATGCGgatcatttcttgctgaagaaacccttggacgcccagatcttggtttgtcttccaagctgttggttcgtctgtgtttctgcagagtggatccaactgctgaaggactgcgtCTGCACTTCCTGGCAATCTGGcggcagctgtacccttcctggctgagaatctctATCTTAAGGTGTGTTTCCTGCGTtcggttccttgttttagccatttttgcctctgaagaactttcaaatgtactgactttatatagacacaaagcacagcaacaaaaaaatgtgtcttttaataaaaagcatggCCTTCAATAGTGGATCATTGGAAGCAAAATGCTcaaatttcttatgtatttttatagaacaaatccatttttaagtttgtaatggctgttttaggatttatttggcattttttgtgtttcttaatgcaatattttacaaatgcacttttttccaccactataCAACTTATTATAACTGAAGTTCATAAACTAGGTCAAACCTGATATCTTTGTATTTTCCACACTTACCAATAAAAGTGTGTCCTAACCCTCACTCTCTGTCAACCAGTGCCATTcccatccctctcttttcttgttttcttcatccACCTTTCATTACACGAACCAGGGGACAAAGCTTCCTGAGATGTGCCCCGACTCTGAGAATCAGTCCATCATCTGCCTACACAATCTGACCCCTTTACGTCTTCCCTTCAAgccattttcatcccatcccctcgacttgttttcatttttcatcccaTAACCTTCAACCCTCTATCCATGTTTGCCAATAAACTTATTTGCGTCAGTTAAGGCTTGGTTTTTGttagtaaaaatgtaaataaaagggcagatttagcccaaatatttgttttttctacatGATAAAATCAGTAAGTGACTGATAAAAAACAGCTACATCTTGAACATCTCACAGCAATTGCACGCTGTCACAAAGACAATGTCAAAgcatcatttaatttaaaggtatgagaaaagacagaagggaCAGAGGAAGTGTTAGCTGagttactttttcattttctactcTTCTAATATAGTACTGACCAGTATAATCAAATAagccccacctcctccttgGTCTTTTTAGACAGCACCCGAAGCCAGTCTCCAATCATGCTGAGGACGGCCGCGAAGTACGCCAAACCCACCAGAATCCAGAACCACACCAGAGGCTTGTACCACTTCATGTAGTCAATCATACGGTTTCCACCTGGAGGGGGAAGGGGGTGACGAGAAATAAGCGGCGGTGGTtccaaacagcagctgattGTTTCAGAACAGCCGTCTGTTGCAGAGCTCTTACCTGCCACGTAGTCTCCTATCCCCACCGTGGTGAGAGTGATCACAACAAAGTAGATGGCCTCCAGAGTGGTCCAGCCCTCGATGTGTTTGAAGATGACAGCAGGGATGGTGACGAAGACGATGCAGCCAGCCAGGATGAACAGGAGGGCGGACGTCACTCTTATCTTCGTCTGActtatctgtctgtgtttttgctgGGAATCCAAAGAGGAGAGGCTGTTAGGACTAATGCAAGCGATTAAAAACAATCCTCCAAGGGTGACAAACAAAGGGAACATAGTTAAGTGAAAAATATAGAACTAGTGTTCACCTTTGAAGCTTTTTTACACATGTGCGATTACTAAAACCTCAAAGGCGGTATAacagtcaacaaaaacaaagaaacacgcACCCTGAATATCCTCTCCACTCTCAAGATGCTTTTCACAAAGATGGTCCCCAGCTGGTCTCCGATCCCGGCCAACAAAAAGCCAAAGAGAGGGATGCCAAATATGGCATAAAGGATGCAAAAGATTTTCCCGCCTTCCGTGCTCGGGGCTATGTTTCCATAACCTGTTGAAACATTGGAAGCACGacaaagaatagaaaaatatcAGTAAAGAATAGACGAGGACCACGCATGCAAAGCGGGACAAAGAAGAGGTGGCGAGTATGACGACAAGCAGAAGACAATCAGGACTTTCTTATGCAACATAATCAATTGAATCTCTTGTGTAATGCCTCTCAGTTCCTGTAGCACGGGTCGGCGGTAAATAGGCTCCCACAGAGACAGTAATCCGGTTGTGCCTAAAGGAAAATTGCATTAATAATGAACCTGTGGTGACATACAATGATATGATGAGGTAAGAAAGAAGCCAGGGAGGCAGGAAACACAGCGCATTGTATATTTTACCCAATTCTTCCCTTTTCAACCTGCTGCTGCCAATATGAGAGTTCCACGAAGAGATTTCTATTG contains:
- the kcnk10b gene encoding potassium channel subfamily K member 10b isoform X2, whose product is MKFPLENPRKQVNWDPEQVAVQTNLAPPKKVQPGMVKSSLVQASVATMQNPMGCDPKANGHCPLPRLSISSRSASVVASMDTSCDGSIAALHSVMKWKTVLAVFIVVVLYLVCGGLAFRALEEPFESNQKTSITLEKASFLERHPCVTSEELDGIIKHAIDAVNAGVRPYGNTSYNSSYWDLGSAFFFAGTVITTIGYGNIAPSTEGGKIFCILYAIFGIPLFGFLLAGIGDQLGTIFVKSILRVERIFRQKHRQISQTKIRVTSALLFILAGCIVFVTIPAVIFKHIEGWTTLEAIYFVVITLTTVGIGDYVAGGNRMIDYMKWYKPLVWFWILVGLAYFAAVLSMIGDWLRVLSKKTKEEVGEIKAHAAEWKANVRAEFRETRRRLSVEIHDKLQRAATIRSMERRQLGLEQRAHSLDMLSPEKRAMFASLDAGRFKTSSQESIDTKLNNLRLKGACYDHQGSEQTQQTASSSEENLFNLRFGSLTKLGRRNKNRDVRRNIEDARRASVVMNTSNPMLGEERKEEEEDGEPDEENGEKKEGNTSLTNLSQYVMERSKLNGFIPAQAKESEND
- the kcnk10b gene encoding potassium channel subfamily K member 10b isoform X3, encoding MAVQTNLAPPKKVQPGMVKSSLVQASVATMQNPMGCDPKANGHCPLPRLSISSRSASVVASMDTSCDGSIAALHSVMKWKTVLAVFIVVVLYLVCGGLAFRALEEPFESNQKTSITLEKASFLERHPCVTSEELDGIIKHAIDAVNAGVRPYGNTSYNSSYWDLGSAFFFAGTVITTIGYGNIAPSTEGGKIFCILYAIFGIPLFGFLLAGIGDQLGTIFVKSILRVERIFRQKHRQISQTKIRVTSALLFILAGCIVFVTIPAVIFKHIEGWTTLEAIYFVVITLTTVGIGDYVAGGNRMIDYMKWYKPLVWFWILVGLAYFAAVLSMIGDWLRVLSKKTKEEVGEIKAHAAEWKANVRAEFRETRRRLSVEIHDKLQRAATIRSMERRQLGLEQRAHSLDMLSPEKRAMFASLDAGRFKTSSQESIDTKLNNLRLKGACYDHQGSEQTQQTASSSEENLFNLRFGSLTKLGRRNKNRDVRRNIEDARRASVVMNTSNPMLGEERKEEEEDGEPDEENGEKKEGNTSLTNLSQYVMERSKLNGFIPAQAKESEND
- the kcnk10b gene encoding potassium channel subfamily K member 10b isoform X1 — translated: MKFPLENPRKQVNWDPEQVAVQTNLAPPKKVQPGMVKSSLVQASVATMQNPMGCDPKANGHCPLPRLSISSRSASVVASMDTSCDGSIAALHSVMKWKTVLAVFIVVVLYLVCGGLAFRALEEPFESNQKTSITLEKASFLERHPCVTSEELDGIIKHAIDAVNAGVRPYGNTSYNSSYWDLGSAFFFAGTVITTIGYGNIAPSTEGGKIFCILYAIFGIPLFGFLLAGIGDQLGTIFVKSILRVERIFRQKHRQISQTKIRVTSALLFILAGCIVFVTIPAVIFKHIEGWTTLEAIYFVVITLTTVGIGDYVAGKSSATDGCSETISCCLEPPPLISRHPLPPPGGNRMIDYMKWYKPLVWFWILVGLAYFAAVLSMIGDWLRVLSKKTKEEVGEIKAHAAEWKANVRAEFRETRRRLSVEIHDKLQRAATIRSMERRQLGLEQRAHSLDMLSPEKRAMFASLDAGRFKTSSQESIDTKLNNLRLKGACYDHQGSEQTQQTASSSEENLFNLRFGSLTKLGRRNKNRDVRRNIEDARRASVVMNTSNPMLGEERKEEEEDGEPDEENGEKKEGNTSLTNLSQYVMERSKLNGFIPAQAKESEND